The following are encoded together in the Pyxidicoccus xibeiensis genome:
- a CDS encoding HEAT repeat domain-containing protein, whose protein sequence is MAEVRKLKGGLGELTEIISDRAELSKGAALFDAKQLTNLSRYENKLFADAAGSGASPYKVSLVFGEGREVKGRCSCMAARSRPFCKHAAALLVAWSKAPEAFVTSDKAPAGAPDGAKKKSVKKGKAETSDLMKAGVAQVSTLVRELGLSGVVSLGEDRPEQVRALGEALRANGLRRLAARTVEVAGLLDLAVARTGTFEAPVYTDLVADMLLTVRKVDKHLGGEALEDRYVEELIGRTWTKKDRAPVEGLTLVEYAFTTRTTPDNFLVRESRFVDLVSGKHYAEKQILPAFLKSVEPKKSHAGLVLEGAKGGQYPGFAPHRLDLDAEAHRLPLEESALRLLVERALPDVGAALTAFQEHRKDVFAPDLLPVTLRVETLLASGQRSQLVDSGDRGLFLPADAGLEEPLAAALEGAKLKVVLGDVGLEAALPTLFPLAVVVETPEGLELRGLGKLEGEVFASRRRGGPKPAAPVAVPRGGWADTARAAGASRAAIALAEVRDELAEKFANGLPAVSSRAVEPLVARLRELGLEKPGALLEALAQRPDAAERLDDFIKVYQVLGIALVRLAGAVQVDGGALEPVPTHPSIHVRKPEVALPPGEALLKRARGELTRYEAAAHAAHYYAALSPDALLGELYPAWSDGAASTFVARAVSVGSRDRALAAAKAALAEHHSRMVRRTAMRVLGLLGGQEARQTLDALTRKGHDAGLRLYAREVLEDVRARESGPDAVATLLKVRRERLHAHAQRALTEPTKEGRSRAVDQLESQGLTVAWPVLRQVFYGDPSREVRRRAAMALAWLGDSEVLDRFVALVEARGTDDEEAKTAVYALGVLGDVRGAETLLAAFADGWKPGVVSESLSAFGLAMLGPAVRLAEVRPEAVERQALRNLFEKFPADALAAELLARVEASREHPELAARCAVYLKLAGQNAHGAGKTVAAALMDLPAVTADKTLLRAVKKALGVKEKA, encoded by the coding sequence ATGGCTGAGGTGCGGAAGCTGAAGGGCGGGCTCGGCGAGCTGACGGAAATCATCAGCGACCGGGCGGAGCTGTCCAAGGGCGCGGCCCTCTTCGACGCGAAGCAGCTCACCAACCTGTCGCGCTACGAGAACAAGCTGTTCGCGGACGCGGCGGGCTCGGGGGCGTCGCCGTACAAGGTCTCCCTGGTGTTTGGCGAGGGGCGCGAGGTGAAGGGGCGCTGCTCGTGCATGGCGGCGCGCTCGCGGCCCTTCTGCAAGCACGCGGCGGCGCTGCTGGTGGCCTGGTCCAAGGCGCCGGAGGCCTTCGTCACCTCGGACAAGGCGCCCGCGGGGGCGCCGGACGGGGCGAAGAAGAAGAGCGTGAAGAAGGGCAAGGCGGAGACCTCCGACCTGATGAAGGCGGGCGTGGCGCAGGTGTCCACGCTGGTGCGGGAGCTGGGCCTGTCGGGCGTGGTGTCGCTGGGCGAGGACCGGCCCGAGCAGGTGCGCGCGCTGGGCGAGGCGCTCCGGGCCAACGGCCTGCGCCGGCTGGCGGCGCGCACGGTGGAGGTGGCGGGGCTGCTGGACCTGGCCGTGGCGCGCACGGGCACCTTCGAGGCGCCGGTGTACACGGACCTGGTGGCGGACATGCTGCTCACCGTGCGCAAGGTGGACAAGCACCTGGGCGGCGAGGCGCTGGAGGACCGCTACGTCGAGGAGCTGATTGGCAGGACGTGGACGAAGAAGGACCGGGCGCCGGTGGAGGGGCTGACGCTGGTGGAGTACGCCTTCACCACGCGCACCACGCCGGACAACTTCCTCGTCCGGGAGAGCCGCTTCGTGGACCTCGTGTCCGGGAAGCACTACGCGGAGAAGCAGATCCTCCCCGCCTTCCTCAAGAGTGTGGAGCCGAAGAAGAGCCACGCGGGGCTGGTGCTGGAGGGCGCGAAGGGTGGCCAGTACCCCGGCTTCGCGCCGCACCGGCTGGACTTGGACGCGGAGGCGCACCGGCTTCCACTGGAGGAGTCTGCGCTGCGGTTGCTGGTGGAGAGGGCTCTGCCGGACGTGGGCGCGGCGCTTACGGCCTTCCAGGAGCACCGCAAGGACGTCTTCGCGCCGGACCTGCTGCCGGTGACGCTGCGGGTGGAGACGCTGCTGGCCAGTGGCCAGCGCTCGCAGCTGGTGGACTCGGGAGACCGGGGGCTGTTCCTCCCGGCGGACGCGGGCCTGGAGGAGCCGCTGGCGGCGGCGCTGGAGGGCGCGAAGCTGAAGGTGGTGCTGGGCGACGTGGGGCTGGAGGCGGCGCTGCCCACGCTGTTCCCCCTGGCGGTGGTGGTGGAGACGCCGGAGGGGCTGGAGCTGCGGGGCCTGGGCAAGCTGGAGGGCGAAGTCTTCGCCTCGCGTCGGCGGGGAGGCCCGAAGCCGGCGGCGCCGGTGGCGGTGCCGCGCGGCGGGTGGGCGGACACGGCGCGGGCGGCGGGAGCGTCGCGCGCGGCCATTGCCCTGGCGGAGGTGCGGGACGAGCTGGCGGAGAAGTTCGCCAACGGGCTGCCGGCGGTGTCCTCGCGGGCGGTGGAGCCGCTGGTGGCGCGGCTGAGGGAGCTGGGGCTGGAGAAGCCGGGCGCGCTGCTGGAGGCGCTGGCGCAGCGGCCGGACGCGGCGGAGCGGCTGGACGACTTCATCAAGGTGTACCAGGTGCTGGGCATCGCCCTGGTGCGACTGGCGGGCGCGGTGCAGGTGGACGGCGGCGCGCTGGAGCCGGTGCCCACGCACCCGAGCATCCACGTGCGCAAGCCGGAGGTTGCGCTGCCTCCGGGCGAGGCGCTGCTGAAGCGGGCGCGCGGCGAGCTGACGCGGTACGAGGCGGCGGCGCACGCGGCGCACTACTACGCGGCGCTCAGCCCGGACGCACTGTTGGGCGAGCTGTACCCGGCCTGGAGCGACGGCGCGGCGAGCACCTTCGTGGCGCGGGCGGTGTCGGTGGGCTCGCGAGACAGGGCGCTGGCCGCGGCGAAGGCGGCGCTGGCCGAGCACCACAGCCGCATGGTGCGCCGCACGGCGATGCGGGTGCTGGGCCTGCTGGGCGGGCAGGAGGCGCGGCAGACGCTGGATGCGCTGACGCGCAAGGGCCACGACGCGGGCCTGCGGCTGTACGCGCGCGAGGTGCTGGAGGACGTGCGGGCTCGGGAATCCGGCCCGGACGCGGTGGCGACGCTGCTGAAGGTCCGCCGGGAGCGCCTCCACGCGCATGCGCAGCGGGCGCTGACGGAGCCGACGAAGGAGGGGCGCTCGCGGGCGGTGGACCAGCTGGAGTCCCAGGGGCTGACGGTGGCGTGGCCGGTGCTGCGGCAGGTGTTCTACGGGGACCCGTCACGAGAGGTGCGGCGGCGCGCGGCCATGGCGCTGGCGTGGCTGGGGGACTCGGAGGTGCTGGACCGCTTCGTGGCGCTTGTGGAGGCGCGCGGCACGGACGACGAGGAGGCGAAGACGGCGGTGTACGCGCTGGGGGTGCTGGGCGACGTGCGCGGCGCGGAGACGCTGCTGGCGGCCTTCGCCGACGGGTGGAAGCCGGGCGTGGTGTCCGAGTCGCTGAGCGCGTTCGGCCTGGCCATGCTGGGCCCGGCGGTGCGGCTGGCGGAGGTCCGTCCCGAGGCGGTGGAGCGCCAGGCGCTGCGCAACCTGTTCGAGAAGTTCCCCGCGGACGCGCTGGCGGCGGAGCTGCTGGCGCGGGTGGAGGCATCCCGCGAGCACCCGGAGCTCGCCGCCCGCTGCGCGGTGTACCTGAAGCTCGCGGGGCAGAATGCCCACGGCGCCGGGAAGACGGTGGCCGCGGCGCTGATGGACCTCCCGGCGGTGACAGCGGACAAGACGCTGCTGCGCGCGGTGAAGAAGGCGCTGGGGGTGAAGGAGAAGGCGTGA
- a CDS encoding VWA domain-containing protein: MSVDPKTLSEKDREALLRWRLALGPGAEKTGACPSLGSLAGGGMGAAGVGEGDLEELDDALSFVYGDKSAGSSGSKPYIPKWLGALRGFFRDDVIALVQKDAIEKKGLTQLLFEPETLPFLDKNVELVTTLVSARGLIPDQAKDIARQIVREVVDDLRKKLESSVRTAVFGALKRNSSSPLPIARNLDWKRTIRQNLKGWDAERKRLIPERFYFWPNQRRQHEWDVTLVVDQSGSMAESVVYSSVMAAIFASLDVLRTSLVLFDTEVVDMTPLLADPVEVLFTAQLGGGTDINRAVAYAQANHVRRPEKTLFILITDLYEGGNAEELVARLRQLVDSRAKVLCLLALSDGGKPSYDHAMAEQLTALGIPCFGCTPRKLVDVVERVMRNQDLGPLVSADKESRHG, encoded by the coding sequence ATGAGCGTGGACCCCAAGACGCTGTCGGAGAAGGACCGGGAGGCGCTCCTGCGCTGGCGGCTGGCGCTGGGCCCCGGGGCGGAGAAGACGGGCGCGTGTCCCTCGCTGGGCTCGCTGGCGGGCGGTGGCATGGGCGCGGCGGGCGTGGGTGAGGGCGACCTGGAGGAGCTGGATGACGCGCTCTCCTTCGTCTACGGCGACAAGAGCGCCGGCTCGTCGGGCTCGAAGCCCTACATCCCGAAGTGGCTGGGCGCGCTGCGCGGCTTCTTCCGCGACGATGTGATTGCGCTCGTCCAGAAGGATGCGATTGAGAAGAAGGGGCTGACGCAGCTGCTCTTCGAGCCGGAGACGCTGCCCTTCCTCGACAAGAACGTGGAGCTGGTCACCACGCTGGTGAGCGCGCGCGGGCTGATTCCGGACCAGGCGAAGGACATCGCCCGGCAGATTGTCCGCGAAGTCGTCGACGACCTCCGCAAGAAGCTGGAGTCCTCCGTCCGCACGGCGGTGTTCGGCGCGCTGAAGCGCAACAGCTCGAGCCCGCTGCCCATTGCGCGCAACCTGGACTGGAAGCGCACGATTCGCCAGAACCTGAAGGGCTGGGACGCGGAGCGCAAGCGGCTGATTCCGGAGCGCTTCTACTTCTGGCCCAACCAGCGGCGGCAGCACGAGTGGGACGTGACGCTGGTGGTGGACCAGTCCGGCTCCATGGCGGAGAGCGTGGTGTACAGCTCGGTGATGGCGGCCATCTTCGCGTCGCTGGATGTGCTGCGCACCAGCCTCGTCCTGTTCGACACCGAGGTGGTGGACATGACGCCGCTGCTGGCGGACCCGGTGGAGGTGCTCTTCACCGCGCAGCTCGGCGGCGGCACGGACATCAACCGCGCGGTGGCGTATGCGCAGGCGAACCACGTGCGCCGGCCGGAGAAGACGCTCTTCATCCTGATTACGGATTTGTACGAGGGCGGCAACGCGGAGGAGCTGGTGGCGCGGCTGCGGCAGCTCGTGGACTCGCGGGCGAAGGTGCTGTGCCTCTTGGCGCTGTCGGACGGAGGCAAGCCCTCGTACGACCACGCCATGGCGGAGCAACTCACCGCGCTGGGGATTCCGTGCTTCGGCTGTACGCCGCGCAAGCTGGTGGACGTGGTGGAGCGGGTGATGCGCAACCAGGACCTGGGGCCGCTGGTGTCGGCCGACAAGGAGTCGCGCCATGGCTGA